From one Peredibacter starrii genomic stretch:
- a CDS encoding pyridoxal phosphate-dependent decarboxylase family protein, protein MSHSKDQFLNDVFLTLQNYIRESGNSEKVVSVKRPDALKKILPAISDEGVSDQTLVQELKTILDHSVNTTHPMFLNQLFGGFDAAAWAGEVASTLLNPTMATYEIAPIATVIEKRIVNELLEMMGLERGEGIMVTGGSNSNLLAMLCARTDYNPSIRQTGFGHNRFRVYVSAEAHYSFDKAANITGIGTQNLIQIPSNDKGEMIPEELERIIAADIKDGYVPIMVGATFGTTVLGAFDPLPKIARICETYKVWLHADAAWGGGALFSHSARHLLKGIQLADSVTFDAHKTLGTPLITSFFLTKHSGILKNTNRGGGAEYLFHEYDNSEWDTGTYSLQCGRRADALKFWLLWRSYGTEGMIQRTEHLLELARFATKEISENPRFKLIHSNYLNVCFQVHARRDVENINSFTLKVRNALLKEGKAMVNYATRADGTVFFRLVFPNHQTQKGHVSELLKIILETADRIEIA, encoded by the coding sequence ATGTCTCATTCTAAAGATCAGTTTCTAAATGACGTTTTTTTGACACTTCAAAATTACATTCGTGAGAGTGGGAATTCTGAAAAAGTTGTCTCTGTTAAGAGACCAGACGCTCTAAAAAAAATACTTCCAGCAATCAGTGATGAAGGTGTTAGTGATCAAACACTTGTTCAAGAATTGAAGACGATTCTTGATCATAGCGTGAACACGACTCATCCCATGTTCTTGAATCAACTCTTTGGTGGATTCGATGCTGCTGCCTGGGCCGGAGAAGTAGCAAGCACGCTGCTTAATCCAACCATGGCAACCTATGAGATTGCCCCTATAGCGACAGTAATTGAAAAGAGAATTGTTAACGAACTCTTGGAGATGATGGGCCTTGAAAGAGGCGAAGGCATCATGGTAACAGGTGGAAGTAATTCTAACTTACTTGCCATGCTTTGTGCTCGAACCGATTACAACCCAAGCATTCGCCAGACTGGTTTTGGACATAACCGCTTCCGCGTTTATGTTTCGGCCGAGGCACACTATTCATTTGATAAGGCCGCCAATATCACCGGGATTGGAACTCAGAACTTGATTCAGATTCCATCTAATGACAAAGGGGAAATGATCCCTGAAGAATTAGAAAGAATTATCGCCGCCGACATCAAAGATGGTTATGTGCCAATCATGGTAGGGGCCACATTTGGAACAACTGTTTTAGGTGCTTTTGATCCTCTGCCAAAAATTGCTCGCATCTGTGAAACCTACAAAGTATGGCTGCATGCTGATGCTGCCTGGGGTGGTGGGGCCCTGTTCTCGCACTCTGCCCGTCATTTGTTAAAAGGTATTCAGCTTGCTGATTCTGTAACATTCGATGCACATAAGACTTTAGGAACTCCATTAATTACGTCCTTCTTTTTAACTAAGCACTCAGGCATTTTAAAGAATACTAACCGCGGTGGTGGGGCTGAGTATTTGTTCCATGAATATGACAACTCTGAGTGGGACACTGGAACTTATTCCCTTCAATGTGGAAGACGTGCCGACGCTCTTAAATTTTGGCTTCTTTGGCGTTCGTACGGAACTGAAGGCATGATTCAGCGAACCGAGCATCTACTTGAGCTTGCTCGTTTTGCGACGAAAGAGATCTCTGAGAACCCACGCTTTAAGCTTATACACTCGAACTATTTAAATGTTTGTTTCCAGGTTCATGCCCGTCGTGATGTGGAGAACATCAACTCGTTTACCTTGAAGGTCCGAAATGCTCTTTTAAAAGAGGGCAAGGCCATGGTGAACTATGCCACAAGGGCGGATGGGACCGTTTTCTTCCGTTTGGTTTTCCCAAATCATCAAACTCAAAAAGGTCACGTAAGTGAGCTTTTAAAGATTATACTAGAAACAGCTGACCGAATTGAAATTGCCTAA
- a CDS encoding thioredoxin family protein: MNELNDDTIFEVIEKEPLVFIDFYASWCGSCRVAAPMFSKVAEAEGVKIYKIDVEKNPKIKEMVTLPGLPSVGCFKNGEPQDLVNVTKEEAFREFVQKMKA, translated from the coding sequence ATGAATGAACTTAATGACGACACAATCTTTGAAGTAATTGAAAAAGAACCTCTGGTGTTTATTGATTTCTACGCTTCTTGGTGTGGATCATGCCGTGTGGCCGCTCCAATGTTCTCAAAAGTCGCGGAAGCTGAAGGTGTAAAAATTTATAAGATTGACGTTGAGAAAAACCCAAAGATCAAAGAGATGGTGACTCTGCCGGGTCTTCCATCAGTTGGATGTTTTAAAAATGGTGAGCCACAAGATCTTGTGAACGTTACGAAGGAAGAAGCTTTCCGTGAGTTCGTTCAGAAAATGAAGGCGTAA
- a CDS encoding DMT family protein gives MFKTIALLVLSNIFMTYAWYGHLKTLAGKPMWIAIAISWGVALFEYCFQVPANRIGYGYFTLAQLKIIQEVVTMVIFSLFTIFFMKEPLNRNFVYASLCLVGAVYFIFRK, from the coding sequence ATGTTTAAAACAATCGCGCTGCTTGTTCTTTCGAATATCTTTATGACCTATGCCTGGTATGGGCATTTGAAGACTCTGGCAGGGAAACCAATGTGGATCGCCATTGCCATCAGTTGGGGCGTGGCGCTTTTTGAATACTGCTTTCAGGTGCCGGCCAATAGAATTGGATATGGATACTTCACTCTGGCGCAACTCAAGATCATTCAGGAAGTCGTCACCATGGTGATTTTCTCCCTGTTTACGATCTTCTTTATGAAAGAGCCGCTTAATCGAAATTTTGTCTACGCTTCACTTTGCCTAGTGGGCGCGGTTTACTTTATTTTCAGAAAATGA
- a CDS encoding DUF6952 family protein — protein MNAKNMKELAGKYTFDELNKFADEFENTGVAPVKTSEEPGDQMSDYLMAAELRFLMDEQGLDVNNALREFSKRVRGVLT, from the coding sequence ATGAACGCAAAAAACATGAAAGAGCTCGCCGGGAAATATACCTTCGATGAGCTTAATAAATTTGCTGATGAATTTGAAAATACCGGAGTGGCCCCGGTTAAGACATCAGAAGAGCCGGGGGACCAGATGAGTGATTATCTCATGGCCGCTGAGCTACGTTTTCTAATGGATGAGCAGGGACTAGATGTGAATAATGCCCTTCGCGAGTTCTCAAAAAGAGTGAGAGGAGTTTTGACTTAA
- a CDS encoding DUF7844 domain-containing protein produces MKKLTILSLVLFTALAQAGEVEVRGSEFFKKEVEESLRLLPTNYLDAVKKKVTIEEESLKSDQFYTENLCKLNEKVKFGYTLRHKVAISSRLVRLANSNADSFDCAHGSFQNMLRATIIHELTHVKDNAEKISSDVDFQRIVGMKRVNSRSKKSVMNANTSTSPDAYEFTNLEESLGVNVEYLVLDPEFECRKPATANFLSKKLNIALKGECQKNYKVLAQSAFLEDNYQLATSIDPKRVYQVHYLFAGKGQQLMSRWGHAMFRLIVCAPHRKTVGPECMNDVSHHLALSYRAYMSDMNLNYMKGMFGGYPSQLFVMRFLEIQQEYTKFELRELYSVPLKMTAAQKQDFIDITLERYWTYQGKYYFFDNNCGTETKKHLAVALDEEQADMISSITPLKLYNDIVKHEDDLSDGNLQGLSKDQMIAKRYLIPSMFQDFNSSYQFLRPYMSSFKDSDFNKFLKKTTARARLMDLEKFKNDFLGMTDVNLKKQIMMKLTHLERYLSTRYMMAIPKKAMEMMDKDQDLKDAVMQMGESLKELNVQPWNVVNSLYGVPTADEFQELYPKFIEGRKNAVASSLDQQMENLDSLLGRSYFTKELAEMEDMKKIKTITNEFVQNVSVIK; encoded by the coding sequence ATGAAGAAGCTCACTATTCTTTCACTAGTGCTTTTCACAGCTCTTGCTCAGGCAGGAGAGGTTGAAGTTAGGGGCTCAGAGTTCTTTAAAAAAGAAGTAGAGGAGTCGCTAAGACTTCTGCCAACGAATTACCTTGATGCTGTTAAAAAGAAAGTAACGATTGAAGAAGAGTCACTAAAGTCAGATCAGTTCTATACAGAGAATCTTTGTAAATTAAATGAGAAAGTAAAATTCGGTTATACCCTAAGACACAAAGTCGCGATCAGCTCACGCCTTGTGAGGCTTGCGAATTCAAATGCGGATTCGTTTGATTGCGCTCATGGCTCGTTTCAGAACATGCTTCGTGCCACTATCATTCACGAACTTACTCACGTAAAAGACAATGCTGAGAAGATCAGCTCTGACGTAGATTTTCAGCGCATTGTTGGAATGAAGCGTGTGAATTCTCGTAGTAAAAAATCTGTGATGAATGCCAACACTTCGACTTCACCTGATGCTTACGAGTTTACAAATCTTGAAGAATCTCTAGGTGTAAACGTTGAGTATCTGGTGCTTGATCCTGAGTTTGAGTGTCGTAAACCAGCGACTGCTAATTTCTTATCAAAAAAGCTTAACATCGCTCTTAAGGGCGAGTGTCAGAAGAACTATAAAGTTCTCGCTCAGTCTGCTTTCCTGGAAGATAATTATCAACTTGCCACAAGCATTGATCCAAAACGTGTTTACCAAGTTCATTATCTTTTCGCCGGTAAAGGGCAACAGCTTATGTCTCGATGGGGACATGCGATGTTCCGCCTGATTGTTTGTGCTCCTCACAGAAAGACAGTTGGCCCTGAGTGTATGAATGATGTTTCTCATCATCTGGCCTTAAGCTACCGCGCTTATATGTCGGACATGAATCTTAACTATATGAAGGGCATGTTTGGTGGTTACCCATCACAACTTTTCGTCATGCGCTTCCTGGAGATTCAGCAAGAGTATACTAAGTTTGAACTTCGTGAGCTTTACAGCGTTCCACTAAAAATGACGGCGGCACAAAAGCAAGATTTCATCGATATCACGCTTGAGCGCTACTGGACTTACCAAGGTAAGTACTACTTCTTCGATAATAACTGCGGTACTGAAACGAAAAAACACCTGGCAGTAGCATTGGATGAAGAACAGGCCGATATGATTTCATCAATCACTCCGCTTAAGCTTTATAACGATATCGTAAAACACGAAGACGATCTCTCTGACGGTAACCTTCAAGGTCTATCGAAAGATCAAATGATCGCCAAACGCTACTTGATACCAAGCATGTTCCAGGACTTTAACTCAAGCTATCAGTTCCTACGTCCTTATATGAGTTCATTTAAAGACTCTGACTTCAATAAGTTCCTGAAGAAGACCACGGCGAGAGCTCGTCTGATGGATCTGGAGAAGTTTAAGAACGACTTTCTTGGAATGACAGACGTAAATCTTAAAAAACAAATCATGATGAAGCTTACTCATCTAGAGCGATACCTTTCTACTCGTTACATGATGGCCATTCCTAAAAAGGCGATGGAAATGATGGATAAGGACCAAGACCTTAAAGATGCCGTGATGCAAATGGGTGAGTCTCTTAAAGAACTGAATGTTCAACCATGGAACGTAGTGAACTCTCTGTACGGTGTACCAACCGCGGATGAGTTCCAGGAACTGTATCCAAAATTCATCGAAGGTCGCAAAAACGCTGTGGCCTCTTCACTTGATCAACAAATGGAAAACCTAGATTCATTACTTGGCAGATCTTACTTCACGAAAGAACTGGCCGAGATGGAAGACATGAAAAAAATTAAAACGATTACGAATGAATTTGTTCAGAACGTAAGTGTAATTAAATAA
- the rapA gene encoding RNA polymerase-associated protein RapA: protein MKQFIIGQRWISESEPELGLGVIVEVEAKTVTCFFPAAKVDRRYGTQTAPLRRIKFVQGDEIKAQDGTSFILENTTEAQGIVTYHGEGKTLSESLLADTLSFSKPEERLFAGNIDSNELFKLRYDVLLNQRKLFISPIRGFSGPRLNIIPHQMYVANEVTKRSRPRVLLADEVGLGKTIEAGLILHQLILTGRVERCLILVPDSLVYQWFVEMLKKFQMTFTTINHDSKLERGDRPFEDGQLFVASLKYLMKEDWLLEQAVDSKWDLLVVDEAHQLRWSPDNASMEYDFVAAIAAGTPGVLLLSGTPEILGLAGHYARLHLLDPNRFHDFNQFVEETTGYKPITDLANKLIKGSALTANDKKLLKEKVGVDVEDKEKALQMLVDRHGTGRVYFRNTRKTMASYQEFFPKRVFNSYPIKIGKTKNPEKKLFEQKAQWLAEFAEKHRDDKTLLICHDKEVVIDLEKALKDKTTAKVAFFHSGMNLMNRDRQAAYFADPEGAQILLSTEIGSEGRNFEFARHLILFDLPKLPDLLEQRIGRLDRIGQKNDIQIHVPYVEGSADELLMRWYHEGFNAFESSPRGGTELYATVRPELVELLQETEEGTFPEKKFAAFLDKTQSIHQDIEKKLEEGQDQLVEINSFNHNKAMEFVKELKAMDDSNDLRDFMINLFNQLGVDVEDMNDPYTFFIRPGDNMYLPHFPGLESEGMQITFKRANALLKDDTTFLTWDHPMVIGIMDFISSKEMGNSTIASWKTPSKEPFLFEGYFLLNCVTEKKLQIEKWFPPTPLRVLLDSKMQDATQKMPKKFIDENVEPLDAEKRAQLKELPKDFIKECIKRGKELCIARAKQYKEKFKDDMMKHMNAEIERLEALRKVNPTVSETEILLLKHNREKMVKAMDKAELSLDSLRIVIN, encoded by the coding sequence ATGAAGCAGTTCATCATAGGCCAACGCTGGATATCGGAATCTGAGCCTGAACTAGGGCTTGGAGTTATTGTTGAGGTAGAAGCGAAGACCGTTACTTGTTTTTTTCCAGCAGCTAAAGTGGACCGCAGATACGGCACTCAAACCGCACCATTACGCAGAATTAAATTTGTTCAAGGGGACGAGATTAAGGCCCAGGACGGAACAAGCTTTATTCTCGAGAACACAACTGAAGCACAAGGCATTGTGACTTATCACGGAGAGGGGAAGACCCTTTCTGAGTCATTGCTTGCTGACACACTTTCGTTTTCGAAACCGGAAGAGCGTTTGTTCGCCGGTAACATTGATTCGAATGAACTGTTCAAACTTCGTTATGATGTTCTTTTAAATCAGCGAAAACTTTTCATTTCTCCTATTCGTGGTTTTTCTGGACCACGATTGAATATCATTCCTCACCAAATGTATGTGGCGAATGAAGTAACAAAACGTTCTCGTCCTCGCGTACTCCTGGCCGATGAAGTGGGTCTGGGTAAAACCATTGAGGCGGGTCTAATTCTGCATCAATTAATTCTTACTGGAAGAGTTGAACGTTGTTTGATTCTTGTTCCTGATTCACTGGTTTATCAGTGGTTCGTGGAAATGCTGAAGAAGTTCCAGATGACTTTCACAACGATTAACCATGACTCAAAATTAGAGCGTGGGGACCGTCCGTTTGAAGATGGTCAGTTGTTTGTGGCATCTTTGAAATATCTCATGAAGGAAGACTGGTTATTAGAACAAGCGGTGGATTCGAAGTGGGATCTCCTGGTTGTGGATGAGGCCCATCAGCTTCGTTGGTCACCAGATAATGCTTCGATGGAATATGATTTTGTGGCGGCGATTGCGGCGGGAACTCCGGGTGTGCTTCTTCTTTCTGGTACGCCGGAAATCTTGGGTCTGGCCGGACACTATGCTCGACTTCATCTTCTTGATCCAAACCGTTTCCACGACTTCAATCAATTCGTGGAAGAGACCACGGGCTATAAGCCAATCACTGATCTCGCGAACAAACTCATAAAGGGATCGGCCCTTACTGCCAACGATAAAAAACTTTTGAAAGAAAAAGTTGGAGTCGATGTAGAGGACAAAGAGAAGGCGCTACAAATGCTCGTGGATCGTCATGGAACCGGTCGCGTGTATTTTAGAAATACTCGTAAGACCATGGCGAGCTATCAGGAGTTTTTCCCGAAGCGTGTGTTTAACTCTTATCCGATTAAGATCGGAAAGACGAAGAACCCTGAGAAAAAACTATTTGAACAAAAGGCCCAGTGGCTTGCTGAGTTTGCTGAAAAGCACAGAGACGATAAGACCCTTCTTATCTGTCACGATAAAGAAGTGGTGATTGATCTCGAAAAGGCCCTTAAAGATAAAACCACGGCGAAAGTGGCGTTCTTCCATTCGGGAATGAACCTCATGAACCGTGACCGTCAGGCGGCGTATTTTGCTGATCCTGAAGGTGCTCAGATTCTTTTAAGTACGGAAATCGGATCAGAAGGTCGTAACTTCGAGTTCGCTCGTCATTTGATTCTTTTCGATCTACCGAAACTTCCTGATCTTCTTGAGCAGCGTATTGGTCGTCTCGATCGTATTGGTCAGAAGAATGATATCCAGATTCATGTGCCATATGTTGAAGGTTCAGCGGATGAGTTACTTATGCGTTGGTATCACGAGGGCTTTAATGCTTTCGAATCTTCTCCACGTGGGGGAACTGAGCTTTATGCGACAGTGAGACCAGAGCTAGTGGAACTTCTTCAGGAAACAGAAGAAGGAACTTTCCCAGAGAAGAAATTTGCGGCGTTTTTAGATAAAACTCAATCCATCCATCAGGACATTGAGAAGAAACTTGAAGAAGGTCAGGATCAGCTAGTTGAAATCAACTCATTTAATCACAATAAGGCGATGGAGTTCGTGAAAGAACTTAAGGCCATGGATGATTCAAATGATCTTCGTGATTTCATGATTAATCTATTTAACCAGCTAGGAGTGGACGTTGAGGACATGAATGATCCTTATACGTTTTTCATCAGACCTGGTGACAACATGTATCTTCCTCACTTCCCTGGGCTTGAGAGTGAAGGAATGCAGATTACTTTTAAACGTGCCAATGCCCTTTTAAAAGATGATACGACTTTCCTTACCTGGGACCATCCGATGGTGATCGGTATTATGGATTTCATTTCTTCGAAAGAGATGGGGAACTCAACCATCGCGAGCTGGAAGACTCCTTCGAAAGAGCCATTCCTGTTTGAAGGTTACTTCTTACTTAATTGTGTGACTGAGAAGAAGCTTCAAATTGAGAAATGGTTCCCGCCAACTCCGCTTCGTGTCCTCTTAGACTCGAAAATGCAGGACGCGACTCAGAAGATGCCGAAAAAGTTCATCGATGAGAACGTTGAGCCACTTGATGCTGAAAAACGTGCTCAACTAAAAGAACTTCCGAAAGACTTCATCAAAGAATGTATCAAACGCGGAAAAGAGCTGTGTATTGCTCGCGCGAAACAATACAAGGAAAAGTTTAAGGACGATATGATGAAACACATGAATGCTGAGATTGAAAGATTGGAGGCACTCAGAAAGGTTAACCCTACGGTTTCAGAAACTGAAATCCTGTTACTAAAACATAACCGCGAAAAAATGGTGAAGGCGATGGATAAGGCCGAGCTTTCTCTGGACTCCCTTCGCATCGTTATTAATTAA
- a CDS encoding GNAT family N-acetyltransferase: MNIKIRPGLLFDIQTIADFQVKMAFETENGLKLDPPTVDKGVTAVMDDPSKGKYWLAEIDGQVVGCLLTVPEWSDWRNGTVLWIHSVYVHPDFRKHGVYKALYSHLKTMVEESPDLRGLRLYVDKTNVKAQDVYKKLGMTDEHYHLYEWMKG; the protein is encoded by the coding sequence ATGAATATTAAAATCCGTCCCGGGCTTCTCTTTGATATCCAGACAATCGCCGATTTTCAGGTGAAGATGGCCTTTGAAACAGAAAATGGTTTAAAACTTGATCCTCCTACAGTCGACAAAGGTGTTACTGCAGTGATGGATGATCCTTCAAAGGGCAAATACTGGTTAGCAGAAATTGATGGCCAGGTTGTAGGATGTCTTCTTACTGTTCCGGAATGGAGTGACTGGCGCAATGGTACCGTTCTATGGATCCATTCGGTTTATGTTCATCCAGATTTCAGAAAGCACGGGGTATATAAGGCCCTTTATTCTCATTTGAAGACCATGGTGGAAGAGTCACCAGATCTAAGAGGTCTTCGTCTCTATGTCGATAAAACCAATGTAAAAGCACAAGATGTGTATAAGAAGTTGGGTATGACGGATGAGCATTATCATTTATACGAGTGGATGAAAGGGTAG
- a CDS encoding DUF2231 domain-containing protein, giving the protein MHVPFHPMIVHFPMALTFILPILVLVFAYMIHINKMTPRGWLIIVGLQLAVTITGYVSLESGETEEHTVSKVVAKDYIHEHEEAAEIFVGSTVIALVVSIGAFFLRKELQLPIKVAVAVIGLVSCYLAYRTGTLGGELVYKHGAASAYAVGESQPEGILPTPGLNTSESPMPIDENESLKADENDYGNGDESESDDEVKQED; this is encoded by the coding sequence ATGCACGTTCCGTTTCACCCGATGATTGTCCATTTTCCAATGGCGCTGACATTCATTCTGCCAATTTTGGTACTGGTGTTCGCTTATATGATTCACATTAATAAGATGACTCCGCGTGGATGGCTGATCATTGTTGGTCTTCAGCTGGCCGTGACTATCACTGGATATGTTTCTTTGGAATCTGGTGAAACTGAAGAGCATACAGTTTCAAAGGTCGTGGCGAAAGACTATATCCATGAACATGAAGAGGCCGCAGAGATTTTTGTTGGCTCAACTGTAATTGCTCTCGTTGTTTCAATTGGTGCTTTCTTTCTAAGAAAAGAACTTCAACTTCCTATCAAAGTCGCTGTGGCGGTAATTGGTCTGGTGTCTTGTTACCTTGCATACCGCACAGGAACTTTAGGCGGAGAGTTAGTTTATAAACATGGCGCGGCCTCTGCTTACGCAGTGGGAGAGTCGCAACCGGAAGGAATTCTTCCTACTCCGGGTCTTAATACCTCTGAGTCACCGATGCCAATAGACGAAAACGAAAGTCTTAAAGCAGATGAGAATGACTATGGGAATGGAGATGAGTCAGAATCTGACGACGAAGTAAAACAGGAGGACTAA
- a CDS encoding tail fiber domain-containing protein: MLKKQGGFSLVQVLMSIGLLSALGLGVAQLIQDSNKAVNKMEVDADLLVVYRSIMSVLSDPLNCAETFRNRLAANTPNATIQIKKDVKGVFVNEFPANQVYGSKQLKILSYSLSDAAADVDVATKNTTHLIIEFDRGMGKVGSRIITKKIVLNVQVDASNRITSCSAHGETGSDIWKYSANQSDIFFSGGNVGINTSTPAEKLHIYRGNAKVYIDGNGGLGGPPSGMFLTGNNITGQQIGLFFGTDGPIYERGLVYDTASARLSLVNNASSATRTPRLVVKPDGNIGIGEIDPNHLLSLKSHGTLIGNNAQIMIRDPDNLSRGLGIGYEQTNAVQTFAFLQTSFDGMGLYPHLVMQASGGNVGIGTTTASHKLDVVGTNGTTVAHFSDGSQSCSIRPATSGNITCSSDERLKKNIKAFSNSEALRKILKLQTVTFEWKSLNDGAHTGYIAQAVEKIIPELVSTDKSGYKQIGQMGLIPWITSAIKELYTDSNDRIKKLEAENAELRIRVERIEKMYAAKSI; this comes from the coding sequence ATGCTTAAGAAGCAAGGCGGTTTCAGTTTAGTTCAAGTGTTAATGTCGATTGGGCTCCTATCTGCACTTGGACTTGGTGTTGCTCAACTGATCCAAGATTCTAATAAGGCCGTTAATAAGATGGAAGTAGATGCGGATCTTTTAGTCGTCTACCGAAGCATTATGAGCGTGCTCTCAGATCCGCTCAATTGCGCAGAAACGTTCCGAAATCGTCTTGCTGCAAATACACCAAATGCTACGATTCAAATTAAGAAGGATGTGAAAGGCGTCTTCGTTAATGAATTTCCTGCTAACCAAGTTTATGGTTCAAAACAATTAAAAATTCTAAGTTATTCTCTTTCTGATGCGGCAGCTGATGTTGATGTGGCCACTAAGAATACCACTCATCTTATTATTGAATTCGATCGTGGTATGGGGAAAGTCGGATCAAGAATCATAACGAAAAAAATTGTTCTGAATGTGCAGGTCGATGCTTCGAACCGGATCACATCTTGTTCGGCCCATGGTGAAACCGGAAGTGATATCTGGAAATACTCGGCAAATCAGAGCGATATTTTCTTCAGTGGAGGTAATGTAGGAATCAATACCAGTACTCCTGCGGAGAAACTTCACATCTATCGAGGAAATGCTAAAGTTTATATAGACGGGAATGGTGGTTTAGGTGGACCTCCTTCTGGAATGTTTCTTACAGGAAATAATATTACCGGCCAACAAATTGGACTCTTCTTTGGAACTGACGGCCCAATTTACGAACGTGGATTGGTATATGACACTGCCTCGGCCAGATTGAGTCTCGTTAATAATGCAAGTTCTGCTACGAGGACTCCACGCTTAGTTGTGAAACCAGATGGTAATATCGGAATTGGCGAGATTGATCCCAATCATTTGTTGAGTCTCAAATCACATGGCACTCTCATCGGAAACAATGCTCAAATCATGATTAGAGACCCTGATAATCTTTCGAGAGGTCTGGGTATTGGTTATGAGCAAACCAATGCGGTCCAGACTTTTGCCTTCCTTCAGACATCATTTGATGGAATGGGTCTTTATCCACATCTTGTTATGCAGGCCTCGGGTGGAAATGTCGGAATAGGAACTACAACTGCCTCTCATAAGCTTGATGTTGTTGGCACCAATGGTACAACGGTGGCCCATTTTTCCGATGGGTCTCAAAGCTGTTCAATTCGTCCAGCAACTTCCGGCAACATCACTTGCTCTTCGGATGAAAGGCTTAAGAAAAATATTAAGGCATTCTCTAATTCAGAAGCTTTGAGAAAAATTCTGAAGCTTCAAACTGTGACTTTTGAATGGAAGAGTCTTAATGATGGTGCCCATACTGGCTATATAGCTCAAGCGGTAGAAAAAATTATTCCTGAACTCGTGAGCACTGATAAATCTGGATACAAGCAAATTGGCCAGATGGGATTAATTCCATGGATAACGAGTGCCATTAAAGAGTTGTATACTGATTCCAATGACAGAATCAAAAAGCTTGAAGCTGAAAATGCTGAGTTAAGGATTCGGGTTGAGAGAATTGAGAAGATGTATGCGGCTAAAAGTATTTGA
- a CDS encoding peroxiredoxin family protein, with the protein MIKKIALLLSLNTLLMSFMAHSKTLNTGPWRFELRATHGTIPFVIDIKKKNNHFSGVLHNGEETIQLKGLTFANDELKIPLQMYEMSLDMKLSAQDSMTGFLIRHNKKPEVKTPVFALHGEKERFPEEKSKPRIDLNGRWKVVMTDEQELKTDGIIVFKQKGNDLHGTILTPTGDYRYFEGFVSGVEFEAASFDGVYNYLLRGVVQDGKLKAKILANYRTAVEGSKDDKAQLPDAYKQTQVTALNFEFPDLTGKKVSLKDPKYLNKPVIITFFGSWCPNCIDEMNYLIPWYNENHKRGIEIVALAFERSLTEADAKKQLMKVQKTKKVPYALLLAGSTSADKPAEKIPGLKNFIAFPTTVFLNKNHEVVKVHAGFNGPSTGEFYEKWKTEFTQTVSELLK; encoded by the coding sequence ATGATTAAAAAAATTGCGCTTCTTTTGTCTCTGAACACGCTTTTGATGAGCTTTATGGCACATTCTAAAACTTTAAACACCGGGCCGTGGCGTTTTGAGCTTAGGGCCACTCATGGCACGATCCCTTTCGTGATCGATATTAAAAAGAAAAATAACCACTTTTCCGGGGTCCTTCATAACGGGGAAGAGACCATTCAATTGAAGGGTCTGACCTTTGCCAATGACGAGCTTAAAATTCCACTTCAAATGTATGAAATGAGCCTGGACATGAAATTATCGGCTCAGGACTCAATGACAGGATTTCTCATCCGACACAATAAAAAACCCGAAGTCAAAACGCCTGTTTTTGCTCTTCATGGAGAAAAAGAACGTTTTCCAGAAGAAAAAAGTAAGCCAAGAATCGATCTTAACGGCCGTTGGAAGGTTGTGATGACCGATGAACAAGAATTAAAGACAGATGGGATCATCGTTTTTAAACAAAAAGGAAACGATCTTCACGGAACAATTCTTACTCCGACTGGCGACTATCGTTACTTCGAAGGATTTGTATCAGGAGTTGAATTCGAGGCAGCAAGCTTCGATGGTGTTTACAACTATCTTCTTCGTGGGGTGGTTCAGGATGGAAAGTTGAAGGCAAAAATCCTTGCCAATTACAGAACGGCAGTTGAAGGTTCAAAAGATGATAAGGCCCAACTTCCAGATGCCTACAAGCAGACTCAAGTTACCGCTCTCAATTTTGAATTCCCAGACCTGACGGGTAAAAAAGTCTCTCTCAAGGATCCAAAGTATCTGAACAAGCCTGTGATCATCACTTTCTTCGGGTCATGGTGCCCAAACTGTATTGATGAAATGAATTACCTCATTCCTTGGTATAACGAGAATCACAAGCGTGGAATTGAAATTGTGGCCCTCGCATTTGAGAGAAGTCTCACAGAAGCGGATGCCAAGAAACAGCTGATGAAAGTTCAGAAGACCAAGAAAGTTCCTTACGCCCTTCTTCTCGCTGGTTCTACCAGTGCAGATAAACCGGCCGAAAAGATTCCGGGACTAAAAAACTTCATTGCTTTTCCAACCACTGTGTTCTTGAATAAGAACCACGAAGTTGTAAAAGTTCACGCTGGTTTCAACGGACCAAGCACAGGTGAATTTTACGAAAAGTGGAAAACTGAATTTACTCAAACTGTAAGTGAGCTATTGAAATAA